The nucleotide sequence aagttCAGCTGCTACTGAACAGCTAGCATCAACCTGTCCTACCTAATGTTTGCCTACATGTCAGGTGCTCAGGTCACTGTTGAGACAGTCCATAGCGTCATTCAGCTGATTGTCCAGCGAGTCTCTCATCCTGCAGAATGACAACTCTCTCAGTTTGGAAAGCAGCTGATGATGACAATCACTGTTCTGCTCTCCAGAAGACTGGGAGCTTTGAGAACACATCAGAACCTGCAGCAAGTGGAGAACTGGCTCATGTGCTGCTTGAAGTTCACCAAGGCTGCAGAGCAGAACATGGATACCATAAAGTCTGCCCATCATGAGAAAGTCAGCTACTATTACCAGCTGCAGTCTCAGACAGTGAAGTTACTCTACAGTATGAGAGACTCCCTGGACAGGTAGCTGACTAACATTGCAGCGACCTTGCAGTTTATTATGTAAACACAAAACGGCATGTTGGATGGAGAATAGCAATGAGCGGACCAACAAAAATAAGCGCAGATACAAACCACCACTTCAgaactttcaaaacaaaattagaGTGAAAACAGGATGCAGAGGTTTCTGATTCCCCCCTTTAGCCTTGAGCTGAAGTTACAGGCTTTGTATCCAGAAAACCATATGCACAACTAATCCTGTGATCACATGAGTTTAACTAAATTTGAGGGGGAGAAATGTGATTCACATTGTGATCATGATTCTGCCCCAAAACATCATCATATGATGCTTCGGCCTGATTACCCATCTCGAGCTCAAAGGACACCCTAACGGCCTGCAGAGGATTTTACGTCTGGTCTCCAAAACAACCGGACACAAAAAGTTTCTTCCCACAGGCCATAACTCTGACGAACAGATAAATCAGTCCATGACGACAGGAACAACTCTTTCTGAATCCATAACCAGGAATACTGTATACTCAATACCTGTTAATATTCCACTCCAGCAACATTACTCTCCCCTTCTTTGTCCCATCACCCACCTATGGTAGAAAAGTAGCAAAAGCCCTGTATTTATAATTAATAAATGTagacagagtttgttgacagAGGACACCACGATGATTTTCCAGACATCCATGTGTACACACATTTGGTCAATGACACCTTTTCAGATGCACAATCTCAAAGGTAGGATGTACACCAGACCTGGGCATCGTACGGCCCGCCAGATGACCGTGACTGGCCCatatgaggtcattggaaaatattaaaagtcaatgcaaatatatatcatcataATACATGCAAGCagtacgcctgcactgcttttattttgaaagatctgctaaattACCGTTTTTTCGCGCGTGACCTTAGGCCGTAAGGTCACGCGTGACCTTACGTTTTTAGCGCGTGCTTTCAgtacttagcataaggtttatgcactgattggtttgttggtcagcttcagcccgggaagctaacggcaaaaaagaaagattgattccgaatgcagagtttttaacaagacatggacttccaagtatttcttctctgaagtcagaggtaaagctgtgtgtctagtttgtggcgaacagatcgcggtgctcaaggattataatctgaatcgatattacgagaccaaacatggcggagaagtacaaacatttgactgatgcagagcagggaggatatctgaaggtttgctagctaaactgctaaagcagcaatgactttgttttaccaaagctcacacataaaggcacgtcagtaagccattctctgatggagagtttgtcaaagaaagtctggtggactctgcagcgtttatatgtccggagaaaaaaaaaaggagcgttcgttaatgtggcccTTTTCAGGCGAACCGTAatgaggcgggtggagagcagcgcagaaaatctggagcttcagctgcgcAACAAAGTGAACGagtttgacgttttctcctcggctctggacgagagctgtgatgtccgtgacacagcccagttactcatctttgtacgtggactaacaaaaacctttgagatgacagaggagctggcagctgtgcagccaatgaagggaaccacgaTGGTGAGTGATttttcactgaggtaaatacacgcatgaacaagctgggactaaaatgggagaatttcgTTGGTGTTActactgatggctgtccaaatttgacagagaaaagtgttggacttttgaaacggatgcaagataaagtgactgtaataaacccagaacagagactgatatttttgcattgtattatacatcaggaggtgctgtgtaagtcagtgctaaaaatcaatcACGTgtctgatgttgtagctaaaatagttaacttcatcagggcaagagcattgaattacagtttgttgactttttggaggagatgatagtgaacatggtgaccttggttaccagacagctgtcagatggatcagcctggacaaggtgcttaaacgagtttgggatctgagagcagagattcaagagttttgtgagaagaaaggcagggacatcaccgagctctcagatgcagactggatatcagaccttgcttttgctgttgatgtgactgcactaatgaatgaactaaataccaagctgcaaggcaagggcctctttgcacatgaaatgtacagcctggtgactgcttttatgagaaagctgaagtttctctcaagccagttggagggcaacattctcatccacatggccacactgaaggaagtcacaccatcaaaaatatctacaactcaataggcagcaatcatagtttaaatggaaaaactaaatctttcattaaaaagttgtgctctgtgttccacattttcattgtacCATTGTactgtttcatttactgtttttattgaggtgtatattgagcagagctgtaagcgtattggtccggcccttaacaaccgtcaaagtttctcatgtggccccgtgtgaaaattaattgcccacccctgatGTACACCAATCAATACTATATTCTGTTCTTGAATGCATTCACATCATGGCCCCACAACAAAACCTGTGTTGCCAATTTGAGTCTCTGTCCAGTACTGGAGGCTAATACTAGAACCCTGATCACTGTACACTGCAGTACATTCTCCATTACCTGAgtgactgctgctctgttgaGAGTGCCGCTTCGCTTTAATAGGGCCGCTGGCCTCCGGGCTGCCAGTCCTGTGATGACCCCCTGACCCTTCCGTCGAGCCGGTAGGGGTGGGACCCTTCTGTTTCTTAATTTAGGTGCTCCTCCTCGGGGCACGCCACCTCCTGGTAAGTATAATATTCACATATGCAGAGCTGTCTCGAAAGATATAACAAACAACAGCTTACcaacaaagtaaacaaaacGACACACCTCTCTGGACTGGTCCTGAAACCGCCTTTCCTTGGTTTAAACGGCCTTTCTTCTTGACTGGTCGGCGGTTCACGTTGGCCTGTCTTCTTTTTAACTGTTGCTCTCTTCTGTTCAACCGAATAATGTCATCTGTTGACGTTAGCACACGAGAAATGATCAATTAGGGCACCCGAAGGCTCAAATGGGAGCTATTTATCCAGCTTGTGTAGCTCCTGACTGCCTCCCACCAGAGAgcggctaacattagctagtgCTCTATTTTGGTAACGTTGGTCAGAGCTACCGAGCAGCTTACCCAAGGACATGTCGACTTTATCCGGAACCTCGGGCCCTTTCCCCCGACCTGCTGTGAAGTCACCTTTGTTCATAGCGAAAATCACGGCGATCAAATCCCCagtgcaaaagaaaaatgtagtaGTAGTTAGCCGCCGTGCTAGCTGTTCGTCACTATCGAGGCTACGCTACAACAGAAGCGGACCCTCCTCCGAACGTAAACGGCGCTACGCATGCGCTGTGGAGACGTGCATTATGGGAAGTGTAGTCAAACACGATGAAAACACTGTTACAAAACCTAAACACCAGTGTGCTCACGTAACTGGTTGTGTAAAGGAAAATAGCGAACGCGGTTGTCTTGACtgggctgctgctgttttagtcTGTCGTTTATTTCGATTCATCTTCGCATTTGTGCTAATTTGAAGCTTCCCAGTCGAGCCGAAGCAGCCTTACGAAGTTTTACACCTCGCATGCTGCACTGTGTCTGTAGGAGGTATGTATGATGTATTTGATGGCGGTATCACCCTCCATCAAAGCTTTACTTGAATGAGGGGTCGTCATGTTagttcctgtttgtgtttcatttttatttcttcacaCAGTTGTCTttgatttgcagttttttgtctttgtcacttTGTTCATTTACTTCCATTGTGCTTCCCTGCAGCTCATCTCGAATCTCGCTGCTTCTTATTCACTCCAATCGGAGGCCCATCACAGTAGTTTTCTCCACTGATTCATTCACCAGTGAAACCACCATGTCAGACAAGAAACGCAAGGcaacatctgcagcagctgctaaGGAGCCCAGTGCCAAGCAGCCCAAGCTGGCTCCGGTGAAGGCGGAGAAGAAGGCCGCAGGGTGGCTGCAGAGCctggtgcagcagcagaggtcAGAGAAAAACGACATGAAATTCAACAAGAAGCGCCTGCGTTTCATATCTGATGCAGTAAAGATCAAGCAGGGCTCAGAGGGAGTCCTGTACTGGATGTTAAGAGACAACAGAGTGCAAGGTAGACACACATCACAAGCATCATTGCAGCAATTTGACACATTTGTTTGgcttgcatgttctccatgtcTCTACTGATGAAATGTTTTGCTTCTGTGATTTAGATAACTGGGCACTGATTCACGCCCAGAGGCTCGCGATGAAGGAGAACCTccctctgcatgtgtgtttctgtctggtgGTGCCCAAATCACAACTGTCCACTTTGAGACACTTCAGCTTCATGCTGAAGGGGCTGGAAGAAGTAGCAAAGGTACAAACTTTGATTTTGAGAGGACAGTCATTCACAAATGATCAAGTAGTATCAACTAACATTTGCAGGCATTGGTATAGACTGAACATATGGGGAGGAGCACTTTAAACAGGGCTCTGGGTGTTCTAGTCTTGGAAATTTGAACGTTAAACACTTAAATTTCTGCACTCGTGAATTTTCTATGCACCAATTTGTGACTCTTATGCATCGATTTATGTTGGAATTGTCCTGATgtaaagaaagacaaaattcAGGCACAGTGAGTAGAAgctattgtcttttttttttttttttaccccaaaTGTGGGAGAGACACATGCAAATGTTCTAAATATTGAGGAATATTTCTCATGTGTCCTCCATGAAATCTACACCAATGCATGCACCTTCTACAAAACTGCATTGCTTTCATTTAATTgtgtaatacaaatattcagcAAACAATATACAACATTATACTGGTATTTATACtaaatgcaattaaatattGATATAATGTTAATAATACATTTGATAGTACTGTAAATAATGCAGTACCAGTAACTATCTGGGCAGCACTCCAATGTTGAAACAACATACGGTTATATTTACTGACTCTCTTTGCTCCTCCATACACTTGTATTTTGAGTATAATTAATTTAACTACATACAGGTAAAgcacacaataaacaaagttaAAGATAAATTTCACAGACACAATTTTTCAAATTGtctttaaaatgcaataatatCACTATTGTGAATTAATTTGGCCGTGATAATGGTGTAGTCATAGTCAGCTGTAGAGTGAAAACTGTTTTGTACTTCAGTCCAGTTATGGTAACTTTAAATTGATgcatgtcatttttgacattttattcactcattttaaaccttttaaacACATCGATTGAATAGCCACAGAGGCCCAACTTGTTTTCCTGTTGAATTAAAGTAtagttgggtcaatatataattgagggacttttgaaatccatgggatatatctgcatacatttttattaaaagcaaaaaaaaaaatgtttttatgttcatcatGATTATGTCTTtgcaaattccataattatttattatgaaagcaatcacttattaataaaaaatgactggatatcagtaaaatgtcaactaaataaccgtacAAATTTGATAACAACCACCTTTTAAGtagcaaaacaataataaaatgagcctgtttaaaaattgttttgattgtgttcttttagtTAACTTGAGATGatcatgacagatttttttgggggcaatattgataaaattcaaaatgttaCGAATGAAGGAGGTTTGAAGTCAAATGTTGTCtgatgtttttggcattttctttaATGGTACGTGACCAAACACCCTGAACCAAATCTGTGAGCCTTAACTTTGCTTTTCTGCTTCTACTAAACAGGAATGTAAACACTTAGACATCCAGTTCCACTTGCTTCACGGTGCACCAGGGGAAGTTCTGCCCGGCTTCGTGTCTGACCGTAGCTTTGGGGCAGTCGTGACGGACTTCTCCCCCCTCAGAGAGCCACTGCAGTGGTTGAAAGATGTCAAAAAGAGACTTCCAAAGGAAATTCCCCTCATGCAGGTAAAAAAAACTCACTATCAGAGATGTGTAGATAGGATACTCCATGCTCTGGTTGTTTTCTATTGGATATTTCTACCTTCCACAAACTATTTCTTTACGTTATTTGTTGCTTTCATCACACTGATTCACCAACTAACGCACATGAAAACCAATGTTACTGACCTCACTCACATTTTACGGTTATTGCCTCTATGTCTGCTGTCAGTATTTCTCCATTATctcttattttccttttataGGTTGATGCCCATAATATTGTTCCCTGCTGGGAAGCATCACCTAAACTTGAGTACGCCGCCAGGACCATCAGGGGAAAAATTACCAAGGTTTTGTCTGACTTCCTTACTGATTTTCCTCTGGTAGAGAAACACCCCCACACTGCTACAAGAACCGCCAAAGTAAGTGCTGCAGCAACCGTGAAATGAATAAACATCAATGTAAGGAGTAGAGAAGAAgtcgtgtgtttttgttttctttctgttaagTT is from Amphiprion ocellaris isolate individual 3 ecotype Okinawa chromosome 10, ASM2253959v1, whole genome shotgun sequence and encodes:
- the cpdp gene encoding CPD photolyase is translated as MLHCVCRSSSRISLLLIHSNRRPITVVFSTDSFTSETTMSDKKRKATSAAAAKEPSAKQPKLAPVKAEKKAAGWLQSLVQQQRSEKNDMKFNKKRLRFISDAVKIKQGSEGVLYWMLRDNRVQDNWALIHAQRLAMKENLPLHVCFCLVVPKSQLSTLRHFSFMLKGLEEVAKECKHLDIQFHLLHGAPGEVLPGFVSDRSFGAVVTDFSPLREPLQWLKDVKKRLPKEIPLMQVDAHNIVPCWEASPKLEYAARTIRGKITKVLSDFLTDFPLVEKHPHTATRTAKPVDWDKTLASLSVDRAVGETEWAKPGTKAGMAMLESFIDVRLKLFDTQRNDPNAAALSQLSPWIRFGHISAQRVALQVQRSGRTAGVSVASFIEELVVRRELTDNFCFYNEKYDSVEGAYEWAQKTLKDHAKDKRPYLYTKEQLEKAKTHDKLWNAAQYQMVSEGKMHGFLRMYWAKKILEWTSSPEEALSIALYLNDRYELDGQDPNGFVGCMWSICGIHDQGWGERPIFGKIRYMNYKGCLRKFNVAQFEKKYCPKNL